From the genome of Vicia villosa cultivar HV-30 ecotype Madison, WI linkage group LG2, Vvil1.0, whole genome shotgun sequence, one region includes:
- the LOC131647847 gene encoding protein CUP-SHAPED COTYLEDON 2-like, with amino-acid sequence MESFYHHSFSHINNMNNNSDAHLPPGFRFHPTDEELITFYLLKKVLDNTFTARAIAEVDLNKCEPWELPEKAKMGEKEWYFFSLRDRKYPTGLRTNRATEAGYWKATGKDREIYSSKTYSLVGMKKTLVFYRGRAPKGEKSNWVMHEYRLEGKFAYHFLSRNSKDEWVISRVFQKSNTGNGSTTVTATTSGSKKTKIASTASASNNNMSLCAEPSSPSSVYLPPLLDSSPYSNNAAASTAAFNGGQMCSYNNSSNNTDLKEHVSCFSTSSTTSNVVSGLNNSFNNNNNNGSFDLISPSMNATTMDPFARFQRNVGVSAFPSLRSLQDNLQLPFFFSSAAAQPLSGGDVLGGWGMPQEEQRTVVDGGGHNMGGLGSSELDCMWNY; translated from the exons ATGGAAAGCTTCTACCACCATAGTTTCTCCCACATCAACAACATGAACAATAACAGTGATGCTCATTTACCACCTGGTTTTCGTTTCCATCCTACTGATGAAGAACTCATCACGTTCTACCTTCTGAAGAAAGTTCTTGACAACACTTTCACTGCAAGAGCCATAGCTGAAGTTGATCTCAACAAATGTGAACCATGGGAGCTACCAG AGAAAGCTAAGATGGGTGAGAAAGAATGGTACTTCTTCAGTTTACGTGACAGGAAGTACCCAACTGGGTTACGTACTAATCGAGCTACAGAAGCTGGTTATTGGAAAGCAACAGGGAAAGACAGAGAGATTTACAGTTCCAAAACCTACTCTCTTGTTGGTATGAAGAAAACCCTTGTTTTCTACAGAGGAAGAGCACCAAAAGGTGAAAAGAGTAACTGGGTTATGCATGAGTATCGTCTTGAAGGCAAATTTGCTTACCATTTCCTCTCTAGAAACTCCAAG GATGAATGGGTGATATCACGTGTTTTCCAAAAGAGCAACACCGGAAACGGAAGCACCACCGTGACAGCCACCACAAGTGGTTCAAAAAAGACCAAAATAGCCTCAACAGCTTCTGCAAGTAACAACAATATGAGTCTTTGCGCTGAACCAAGTTCACCTTCTTCAGTTTATCTACCACCACTACTTGATTCATCTCCATACTCCAACAACGCTGCCGCTAGCACCGCCGCATTCAACGGCGGTCAAATGTGTTCTTACAACAACAGCTCCAACAACACTGATCTAAAGGAGCACGTGTCCTGTTTCTCCACATCATCTACAACATCAAATGTTGTATCTGGTCTCAACAACAgctttaacaacaacaacaacaatggaaGTTTTGATCTTATTTCTCCTTCTATGAATGCAACAACAATGGATCCATTTGCAAGGTTTCAGAGAAATGTCGGTGTTTCTGCTTTTCCAAGCTTGAGATCACTGCAAGATAATCTTCAGCTGCCTTTCTTTTTTTCCTCTGCGGCGGCGCAACCTTTAAGCGGTGGTGATGTTCTTGGGGGGTGGGGTATGCCGCAGGAGGAGCAAAGAACGGTGGTTGACGGTGGTGGTCATAACATGGGAGGGTTAGGTTCATCTGAGCTTGATTGCATGTGGAACTATTAA